The following are from one region of the Jeongeupia sp. USM3 genome:
- a CDS encoding recombinase family protein, with translation MSDVSQIASPKARKRCAVYCRVSSDERLDQEFNSIDAQKEAGHAYVASQRAEGWIPVADDYDDPGFSGGNTDRPGLKRLMADIERGQIDIVVVYKIDRLTRSLADFSKMVEVFERHGVSFVSVTQQFNTTTSMGRLMLNVLLSFAQFEREVTGERIRDKIAAAKRKGMWMGGVPTLGYDVENRLLVINETEAAVVRRIFEEMLTIGSPTKIAANLTAEGITTKAWITQDGQMRKGAQIDKKYLHKILRNRIFLGEISHKGKWFPGVHAAIIDPGLWGRVHEVLAKDSHGRAVETKIRSRTDALLRGLLYAPSGERMYPTYSRKNGRKYHYYVSKSENRFGAPGKNYERLPAPEIEGAVVAQIRTVLTSPESVASVVRHIQRNGAQIDEAATVMAMGRLNNVWDQLFPVERHRITNLMIERIDLVHAGEVQGIKVKWREIGWNALIEEFAPDSIGAELLEVEA, from the coding sequence ATGAGCGACGTCAGCCAGATTGCCTCTCCCAAAGCGCGCAAACGCTGCGCGGTCTACTGCCGGGTGTCGTCGGATGAGCGCCTCGATCAGGAATTCAACTCCATCGATGCGCAGAAGGAGGCGGGCCACGCCTACGTCGCCAGCCAGCGCGCCGAGGGTTGGATTCCGGTGGCCGACGACTACGACGACCCTGGGTTTTCCGGCGGTAACACGGATCGGCCCGGGCTGAAGCGCCTGATGGCCGATATCGAACGCGGCCAGATTGACATCGTGGTGGTCTACAAGATCGACCGCCTGACGCGCAGCCTGGCTGACTTCTCCAAGATGGTCGAGGTATTCGAGCGCCACGGCGTGTCGTTCGTGTCAGTCACGCAGCAGTTCAATACCACCACATCGATGGGGCGGCTGATGCTGAACGTGCTGTTGTCCTTCGCCCAGTTCGAACGCGAGGTCACCGGCGAGCGCATCCGCGACAAGATTGCGGCGGCCAAGCGTAAAGGCATGTGGATGGGCGGCGTGCCCACCCTGGGATACGACGTCGAGAACCGCCTGCTGGTCATCAATGAAACCGAGGCGGCGGTGGTGCGGCGTATTTTCGAGGAAATGCTCACCATAGGTTCACCGACAAAGATCGCCGCCAACCTGACCGCCGAGGGCATCACCACCAAGGCCTGGATAACGCAGGATGGCCAGATGCGCAAGGGCGCGCAGATCGACAAGAAATATCTGCACAAGATATTGCGCAACCGCATTTTCCTTGGCGAAATCTCCCACAAGGGCAAATGGTTCCCCGGCGTGCATGCGGCCATCATCGACCCCGGCCTGTGGGGCCGCGTCCACGAGGTGCTGGCCAAGGATTCGCATGGGCGTGCGGTGGAAACAAAAATCCGGTCGCGCACCGACGCATTGCTGCGCGGGCTGTTATACGCGCCATCGGGCGAGCGGATGTACCCGACCTATTCGCGCAAGAATGGGCGCAAGTATCACTACTACGTGTCCAAATCGGAAAACCGCTTCGGCGCACCGGGCAAGAACTACGAACGTCTGCCAGCGCCAGAGATCGAGGGCGCAGTGGTGGCCCAGATCCGCACGGTGCTGACCAGCCCGGAGTCTGTCGCATCGGTGGTGCGGCATATCCAGCGCAACGGTGCTCAGATCGACGAAGCCGCCACGGTAATGGCGATGGGGCGGCTCAACAACGTGTGGGATCAACTGTTCCCGGTCGAACGCCACCGCATCACCAACCTGATGATCGAACGCATCGACCTCGTCCACGCGGGCGAGGTACAGGGCATCAAGGTGAAATGGCGCGAGATCGGCTGGAACGCACTGATCGAGGAATTCGCCCCTGACAGCATCGGTGCCGAGCTTCTTGAGGTGGAAGCCTGA
- a CDS encoding sulfite exporter TauE/SafE family protein yields the protein MRAPTRNGKSFVAGSLIGTLGGLIGLGGAEFRLPVLIGAFRLGTLEAVILNKAMSLVVVTAALLFRGGTISPSILAVHLDVVLNLLAGSMVGAWWAAGHAITLPRHWLNRIIMVLLVGLSLVLLSEAWAGVHDGSAPLFEAEPLRWLAGLVAGLGIGMVAALLGVAGGELLIPTIVLLYGLDIKLAGSLSLMVSLPTMIVGFTRYARADAFAVLRQERALMVWMVTGSILGAAIGGMLLGLVPTGLLMGLLGVVLLVSAVKTFQHAH from the coding sequence ATGCGTGCACCGACTCGCAACGGCAAAAGCTTCGTGGCCGGATCGTTGATCGGTACGCTGGGTGGCCTGATCGGACTGGGTGGTGCTGAGTTCCGCCTTCCGGTGCTGATCGGGGCCTTCCGGCTCGGTACCCTCGAAGCTGTCATTCTCAACAAGGCCATGAGCCTCGTCGTGGTCACAGCCGCATTGTTGTTTCGCGGAGGCACGATTTCCCCCAGCATCCTGGCCGTTCACCTCGATGTCGTGCTGAACCTGCTTGCAGGCAGTATGGTCGGTGCGTGGTGGGCGGCAGGCCACGCAATTACGCTGCCCCGGCACTGGCTCAATCGCATCATCATGGTGCTGCTGGTCGGCTTGTCGCTTGTGCTGCTTTCGGAGGCATGGGCCGGTGTACATGACGGCAGCGCGCCGTTGTTCGAGGCTGAACCGCTGCGCTGGCTGGCCGGGTTAGTCGCTGGGTTGGGAATCGGAATGGTGGCCGCGCTGCTTGGTGTGGCGGGAGGCGAGCTGCTGATCCCGACCATCGTTCTGCTCTACGGCCTGGACATCAAACTCGCAGGCAGCCTGTCATTGATGGTGAGCCTGCCCACCATGATCGTCGGCTTCACCCGCTACGCCCGTGCCGATGCCTTCGCTGTATTACGCCAGGAGCGAGCATTGATGGTGTGGATGGTGACGGGATCGATTCTCGGGGCCGCCATCGGTGGCATGCTGCTTGGTTTGGTGCCGACGGGTTTGCTGATGGGCCTGCTCGGGGTTGTCTTGCTGGTGTCTGCCGTCAAGACTTTCCAGCACGCGCATTGA
- the modA gene encoding molybdate ABC transporter substrate-binding protein, producing MKLLRPLLLACSLLFMATAHAEKTTIAAAADLKFAMDEIVATFKKANPADEVEVIYGSSGKFHTQIQQGAPYDLYFSADIGFPRELAKAGLAASEVRPYAFGRIVLWSASLDATKMTLASLADPKITRIAIANPKHAPYGKRAEEALRASGLWEKIEPKLVYGENIAHTAQFVQTGNAQVGIVALALAISPELANKGGYWLIPDNLHEPLEQGFVITKRAEGNALARRFADYMSSKPARAVMTKYGFVLPGEVASK from the coding sequence ATGAAACTCTTGCGCCCCTTGCTGCTCGCCTGCTCATTGTTGTTCATGGCGACCGCCCATGCAGAGAAAACCACCATCGCGGCGGCGGCTGACCTCAAGTTCGCGATGGACGAGATCGTCGCCACCTTCAAGAAGGCGAACCCGGCCGATGAAGTGGAGGTCATCTACGGATCGTCGGGCAAGTTCCACACCCAGATTCAACAGGGCGCGCCCTACGACCTGTACTTCTCGGCAGACATCGGCTTTCCTCGTGAATTGGCCAAGGCAGGCCTCGCTGCCTCCGAGGTTAGGCCCTATGCATTCGGTCGCATCGTGTTGTGGAGTGCAAGCTTGGACGCAACCAAGATGACACTGGCGAGCCTGGCCGACCCAAAGATCACGCGCATTGCCATCGCCAATCCCAAGCACGCACCCTATGGCAAACGGGCCGAAGAGGCGCTACGAGCTTCCGGACTGTGGGAGAAGATCGAGCCCAAGCTGGTCTACGGTGAGAACATCGCCCATACCGCCCAGTTCGTGCAGACCGGCAATGCGCAGGTCGGCATTGTTGCGCTGGCCTTGGCGATCAGCCCTGAACTCGCGAACAAAGGGGGCTACTGGCTGATCCCGGATAATCTGCACGAGCCGCTGGAGCAGGGCTTTGTCATCACCAAGCGCGCCGAGGGAAATGCCTTGGCCCGCCGTTTCGCCGACTACATGAGCAGTAAGCCTGCTCGCGCAGTAATGACCAAGTATGGTTTCGTCCTCCCGGGCGAAGTTGCCAGCAAGTAA
- a CDS encoding DUF2924 domain-containing protein has translation MNEKQASVAAQIAELSSLPIGELWLVWDRYFSSRPINPNRAFIESRIAYKMQEEAFGGLSNNTRQRLEAIGAKHSKIKLRARPRDINFAPGTVLLREWGEREHKVVVTADGLFEYEGSTFKSLTAVARQITGTHWSGPLFFGLNGKAGAQ, from the coding sequence ATGAACGAGAAACAAGCATCCGTCGCCGCGCAGATCGCGGAGCTGTCCAGTCTGCCCATCGGGGAGCTTTGGCTAGTGTGGGATCGGTACTTCAGCAGCCGTCCCATCAACCCCAACCGTGCTTTTATCGAGTCGCGCATCGCCTACAAGATGCAGGAGGAGGCATTCGGCGGTTTGTCGAACAACACCCGCCAGCGGCTGGAAGCCATCGGTGCCAAGCATTCCAAGATCAAGCTGCGGGCGCGGCCACGCGACATCAACTTTGCGCCCGGCACTGTCCTGCTGCGTGAATGGGGCGAGCGTGAGCACAAGGTGGTGGTCACCGCCGACGGCCTGTTCGAGTACGAGGGCAGCACCTTCAAGAGTCTGACCGCCGTGGCTCGGCAGATCACCGGCACGCACTGGTCGGGACCGCTGTTCTTCGGCCTGAACGGCAAGGCAGGTGCGCAATGA
- a CDS encoding site-specific recombinase resolvase, whose product MDDSMETFVPLTFRRRGVQRVVTDKRSVHDVTLIDGLARAFYWQHLLDTGAMQSGAAIARAEKLHHSVVNELLRMTLLAPDIIERFMAGQQPRRLTLMWFQRNRLMVDWHAQRQLMASFEEDV is encoded by the coding sequence ATGGACGACTCGATGGAAACCTTCGTGCCTCTGACGTTTCGTCGTCGGGGCGTCCAGCGCGTGGTCACCGACAAGCGCAGTGTCCATGACGTCACGCTGATCGACGGGCTGGCCCGCGCCTTTTACTGGCAACACCTGTTGGACACTGGGGCAATGCAAAGCGGTGCCGCCATCGCACGCGCCGAAAAATTGCACCACTCGGTGGTCAACGAACTGCTGCGTATGACACTGCTGGCTCCCGACATCATCGAACGGTTCATGGCTGGCCAGCAGCCACGGCGGCTGACGTTGATGTGGTTCCAGCGAAACCGCCTGATGGTCGATTGGCACGCCCAGCGCCAGCTCATGGCTAGTTTCGAGGAGGACGTATGA
- a CDS encoding winged helix-turn-helix domain-containing protein, with the protein MRPRIYIGDGIAIGPGKIDLLRQIGETRSISAAARALGLPYKRAWLLIESLNQGFGHPVVETATGGKGGGGALLTMLGQQLIERYDTLEARLNANAGKELQALCDLAD; encoded by the coding sequence GTGCGCCCCCGCATCTATATTGGAGATGGTATCGCCATTGGCCCGGGCAAGATTGACCTGCTGCGCCAGATTGGCGAGACACGCTCCATTTCAGCTGCTGCCCGGGCGCTTGGCTTGCCCTACAAACGGGCTTGGTTGCTCATCGAATCACTCAATCAGGGCTTCGGGCATCCGGTTGTCGAAACCGCGACAGGCGGAAAGGGTGGCGGCGGCGCATTGCTGACAATGCTCGGGCAGCAACTTATAGAGCGGTACGACACCCTTGAAGCCCGTCTAAACGCCAATGCAGGCAAAGAGCTACAGGCTCTTTGTGACTTGGCTGATTAA